ataacttcaaattaaataatcattattatacatatccacatttttttttcattagtaCTCTAACGTATTAAGGAAACTCTGGGATTTCAATCATAACAAAAAACCCGATGAAAGGTTTATTAAtggtacataaaaaataatcaatcAATTTAATATCTGCTTCTCACTATTTACGCATCTTTCAAGTTTACTGTtctttaccatttttattaacattttcttatattcataatatttcatttatatatccaaaataatcatttttttaggAAAGCTTGCTCGTGTATACTGCAATTATTTAATCGTGCTTGAAAAACTTAGCATAGATCCTAATTATACACCCctcacaaaaaaatatgctttAGCCGCAAGAGTTAAAGTAAGGgcatttttttccattattcatgttattatacattaatttacacaatacatatatgttttttattcattaattttgtagCATTCAAATGACACAACTGTAATTCTTTGTCCTTCAAGACCTCTAAATTATCTCGGTCAAAATGATGATGAACCTAATATGAATGAAATATTAGAAAATACACAATCAATCGAAACTGACATTGATCCTGAGGAAGCATTAACCAAATTAAGTGCTAACATAGCCGGATTTGTAGTTAAAAAAGGGGAAGATAACGTTCAAGTTACTTATATCAATGCTGTAAGCGATCTCAacaaatattcatttttttcgcaTTTTAACATTTATCGACAATCTACTTTTAactcatatattttatgatattgacatattttatttatccatCTTTTTCGTAGATTTATGATGCTGGAAATTCTACCGAATATGACAACGATAAAAGAGAAAGAGAACTTGCATATACAAATATCCTAAGCTTAGCACAACGCATTTGATCTAGTAAACAACAATATATCCCAAGTATAACTCTTTCAACACTTTAATATTGggatacatattttaatcaaattaatttatctttATATGTAGTCCCTATTTAAATTACCATCACAATATTTTGACCGCTTAAATTATTGTTTAGTATGTAATTTCTCCTTCCGTTTGAATCCAAATATATTCAATGTATTCAATTTTGTGATGAAATCAATGCTATAATTCAATTACATTTTCTCTATGATTCTCCTTTATATTAGTTcgatcattttttttacgttaaaaatttatgtttCGTACTTTATTATTGTCATAAAACTTGTTAGTAATTAATTCTATATCAATATacaaatatcataaaatatatcgaTCACCATCctcaaatataaaatacttATCATTTACTTTATCCACTCAAATAatcaatataatatgaatataacttaaatatgtatccatattttttttatccatttttaattataatgtaAACAATCTATTAAAacccattttattataattttataccTTCACATATAAGACATATTCTATTTAAGGtacgaatcatatattaaattcaaataactCTCCCATCAAATAAATCAAATGTCTTTATATTGTGGTATGTATACATCAATCGAACCATATAATCCGATTAACACttcttatataataataaattatgataCAGTTAATAAGACctcttaaatatatttaccaCCAATTTAACaatcaaatataaaaagtccATAGCTCAACATATTTAACATTGAGTTATATTAACATGAAATTCAATTCttataatttatcaaaatatatttttttattgctCCTTTTCATCCCTATTTTTTCTTACATATTTAGACTTAATTTAAATCTTAAAAACTCCAACTTAtcctatacatatttttaataacttattttctatatatatttaaaacaattccttaaactaataaatattataaaatcattcaaaattaaatacaatataatacatacCCTAACctacatataaaaactatataaaatgatccaaaaattacttatttCCAAATAGACTGTTTCTTAGatatatcaatcattattactactCCTGAAATTTGTATTACCCTTCAaatcatattaatgattcattctcttctttatattttttagcttttctcttaaatgttgtttttgagatcgtttccgtAATATAAATAACGAACACTAAtgtaaaatgttaagaagtgtacgatttttttgttaacgtttgcatatatttaatgaaaataatttttaaatttcttattatttaccttaaaaaaaattcccaAAAATATTGTTGTTGCACTGAATATTGATAAAGCtagaattaatttttttactatcGACAAGCTTGATGATGTAACATCAGAACTTTGTACGGAACCATGTTCAGAACTTTTTATTTGATGTTGTGTTATTTTTATCGATGGAAAGGATGGAAAACTATCacatttctttttaaaactatcataatcagttgataaaGTATACCATACTTTACTATATGAACTGTCTCCACTAATGCTAGAATCGTCATTAagttttttaaatttgtcaACAATGTTATTTACATATTCCAAATATTGGTTGCATTCTATATTGCCATCATTAGATTCAGTATGCattttacataataatttaaatgcatcataaaatttagatatatcttcaaaattaatattcgaaaaatccatatttttaactATGACAtccttaaaattattatatcccgtttttccttttaatttattactaCAATCATTATCACCATTTGTACAATTAGTATAATTCgcatttttttctataatagtataaaaattatttaggTTGATTTTCCCATCATTctttaggtttaacatataatttaaccatatcataatgtatataataaccgATTTAGCCTGTTCATTACTTAAATCATCAATCCTATTagcaatatttttattgagcAACCATAAGCATGTAGCATTTATATTACTGAGCTCAGtcttacattttttttccctTGATTCTTCATCAAGGCAGTATTCCTCAATACCATGTATACCATGAATATCATATTCTTcagaattttttaattcatcggGATAATTTTCAATTACTATATCAAAATTTTCACACTAAGAAagaatttataaaagtataataaaaatatatgttaatgaaaTTTATAGATTATATAATATCGACAAATACAAGGaaaagaaaattttattaaaaaatgcagatACCAGTTCAGAATCcattgtaattttattttgtttataatatgtaaattatgtaacataatattgttttatatagtttacgcttaataaatgacaaaataattgaagtctaatataaaatagtttgtgtttaaataaattcctatcatttttaatattaatttaaaggTAATTtggaacaatataatatttttatggaaCTTAAATTCTCATAAATTTTGGTTATTTGATGCATTATTggttatttgtatataaatttgtgcATAAATTGTTATTCTTAATACCTTTCAGTATAATTCTATAGTAAAATCAAAATAAGATtgtaatgaattaaaaatatatcatcatatacacatgctttaatatataaaataaacaacgtcatatcttttgttttaataaatggtgTCTCAAAGCTAATATACtgaaaaaatcgaaacaattaagaaatccattattactataatgtttaaaagtatataaatagtcattttttaaaatatattaaatatttacattattgtttcttataatatataatatagttttttctaaaattatagtatctTCAGATTAAGTTACATGctccattttctatgcaaattacataaattcatattatttttatttaatatagataaattaaaaagtaattttaatgcgttaaataactttatttttattcctacatatCCCAATTTAGATGTATTCTATGTTGggtaatattattatatattttcccatcttttccattctttaaaacaacaattagcactgaacccatatttataagcttaaataagtctttgaacccatattatttttaaaataatacatagtaaatattaaacatttattatgcctttctattaatattaaatatataacatataaatacctactgatgaaattttaaagtataatagaaaactatgtgtaTTAGATTCTTATATTgccctttaagaggagagagataagatatatttgctcttttaatatatatatttggataaatatttgttaaatgTTCTGCACTGTTCAttattatcttatatattttattgttattgttATCAATGGatatacattaaaataattCGTTAAATTtcctatattttattaattatatggtaAAATAATGCTATTTAAGATTACAAAATGATGATTCAttaaacaatgataatataatatgtattattgaAATGGCATTTGGTATTAATTGAGTCTTTAACATTTTCTCCATTGcccatatttttaaaatataaaactacaaatcccaaattggatctttaacaaaatatataacattgatacgtttataatgtattattctgtgtcttttcgataaaattcatatataattatatgaagattttacaatataacaatatttcaatattagttattggtagagtattttattagatgtataggtatataataataacgctaTTCTATCtatcaaattataacattatattttattaatattcttatattcaaatatattaactattttaaaatataatttatttatacctcaactataatgtttaaaattaatagtaatTAATCTATTACtataccttatgataaataaattaaagtgTACAAAtcaacttctattaatacaagaagataatattaactacaattacaacttcaaaaaatgttaggagaataataatattttatagacaatGTTATATTGTTCAACCTCGATCAATATACCATAcgtctatattttatgattatctattatatattagtagTGTGTTTAATTAAcatgaaggtatattataatgtagacaattgttccaaatgaatcgaattataattatactctgatatataaaattattatactgttcggttattaaaatataatttaaattcaaataaatatgatacaaataataagttttaacaaataaaatgttttatcaaataaaaaacatgtgttatacataatttgATATAACCATAgattaaacaaatttatataatagacaaatatgatatagcataatatgaattcacatataatcaatatctatattaatatatacaatatagacattttttttaattatattaaatcaGAATGAACacttattatactttatgaaaaaatgtaatgtgacccttttcatattaatggaagTACCCTTTGCGATTGCATATTTGGACTTCTCATTATTAAACATACAGAAtgaaacatatattaaattaatgtacaaattatgaaaaaataaatgcaatataatacttaaccctaatcatgggttccacaacataaaaactatataacaattatgcaaaattatttacaaataAACAGCTTCTTAGCatatatcaatcattattactattcctgaaatagtcattac
This genomic window from Plasmodium yoelii strain 17X genome assembly, chromosome: 7 contains:
- a CDS encoding fam-a protein; this translates as MNKGYIKIALALLSLAGYTQNVTFATGHPSDVTINANPSRQKPLFEEFPELACEDLDEALVALDHANDASEFLIKLSETGIDDYSTHSTENGDKIIYSKKIGNMDIGRLHLTIPSASNYSNVLRKLWDFNHNKKPDERFINGKLARVYCNYLIVLEKLSIDPNYTPLTKKYALAARVKHSNDTTVILCPSRPLNYLGQNDDEPNMNEILENTQSIETDIDPEEALTKLSANIAGFVVKKGEDNVQVTYINAIYDAGNSTEYDNDKRERELAYTNILSLAQRI
- a CDS encoding PIR protein, which translates into the protein MDSELCENFDIVIENYPDELKNSEEYDIHGIHGIEEYCLDEESREKKCKTELSNINATCLWLLNKNIANRIDDLSNEQAKSVIIYIMIWLNYMLNLKNDGKINLNNFYTIIEKNANYTNCTNGDNDCSNKLKGKTGYNNFKDVIVKNMDFSNINFEDISKFYDAFKLLCKMHTESNDGNIECNQYLEYVNNIVDKFKKLNDDSSISGDSSYSKVWYTLSTDYDSFKKKCDSFPSFPSIKITQHQIKSSEHGSVQSSDVTSSSLSIVKKLILALSIFSATTIFLGIFFKCSLFILRKRSQKQHLREKLKNIKKRMNH